Within Syntrophorhabdaceae bacterium, the genomic segment GGTTCTTCCGCCTTCTTTTCCACCTTCGGTTTTCTCGTTCTCTTCGGTTTTGTCTCCTCGACTGCCCCCGCCTCTTGCTTGGGTGCGGCCTTCTTCCTGGCGGGCGCCTTCTCCTTTTTCTCTGCGGCGGGCTTCGCTTCCTTTTTCTCTTTTGCCTTACCCTTCTCCGCCTTACCCTTTTCTTTTTCCTTCTCGGCTTCCTTCTTCTGCGTCAGTTCGATGATCGCCATCGGCGCGGCATCGCCCTTTCTGCGACCTATCTTCACCACACGCGTATAACCGCCGTTTATGGCAACATAACGGTCGCCGATATCGCCAAAAAGCTTCCTGACGACCTTTTTGTCCCTCAAGAAGGCAAAGGCGAGTCGCAGGGAATGGAGGTCCTTTCGCTTCGCAAGCGTGATGAGCCTGTCGGCCACCTTTTTGAGCTCCATTGCTTTCGGGTTCGTTGTCTTTATGCTCTCATGATCGAACAGGGCATTGGCAAGGTTCATGAATAATGCATCCCTGTGGCTCTTTGTTCGATTCATTTTCTTCACTCTGTTCTGATGCCTCATGGTCGTCAACCCCTACATGTGATCTTTTTTCTTGAGAACCATCTTGTCAAGTTCTTCTCTGGCCGGGAAACTGTCCAATTTTAGACCAAGCCGAAGTCCCATACAAGAAAGAATCTCTTTAATCTCGTTCAAAGACTTCCTTCCGAAGTTCTTTGTCATGAGGATCTCCTGCTCCGTTTTCTGGACCAGTTCCCCTATGTACTTGATATCCGCATTCTTCAGGCAGTTCGCGCTTCTCACGGAAAGCTCGAGTTCGTCGACACTGCGATAAAGGTTTTCGTTGAAATCGGGCTTTTCCTGCCCTCTTTCATCAGCCGATTCCGCCTCTTCTATCTCATCGAAGTTTATAAAGATCCTCATCTGCTCCTTGATTATCTTCGCGGCGAACGAAAGGGCGTCAAGGGGATCGACGCTGCCGTCGGTCCAGATCTCCATGGAAAGCTTGTCATAATCCGTCCGCCGGCCCACTCTGGCCTGGCTGACATTGTAGCTTACCTTTCTGATGGGTGAGAATATTGCATCGATGGGCGTGGTACCGATGGGATCCGCCTCATCAACATTTTGCTCCGAAGGCTGATAACCGCGGCCAAGTTTCGCCTTCATCTCCATGTAAAGCCTGGCGTCGCTGGAGAGTGTCGCTATATGCATATCGGGATTCACGACCTCCACGCCGCCGTCGTGGGTGATATCTCCCGCTTTCACTTCCCTTTTGCCTTTCACGTCGATCTTCAAAAGAGCCGGCTTGTCGTCCGTCATTCTGACGACGACCTTTTTCAGGTTGAGGATGATCTCCGTAACGTCTTCCTTGACGCCGCGCACCGTGGAGAACTCATGGTCTACGGAGTCTATCCAGACCGACGTTATCGCCGCACCCATGATCGATGAAAGCAGCACCCTGCGGAGCGAGTTGCCGATCGTGACACCATATCCCCTTTCGAAAGGCTCGGTGGAGAACTTTACATAACCGCCATCTTTCTTTTCTATCTCGATCTTGGTTGGCCTGATAAGCTCCTGCCAGTTTTTTTCAAACATAGGCATGCACCCTCCTTGGGGTAGTAACTACCTTGAATAGTACTCTACGATCAACTGCTCCTTGATCGGTAGCGAGATATCGTCACGGGTCGGTAAGAGCTTGATGCCGCCCTTCATGTTGTCCTTGTCGAGATCGATCCACGAGGGCACGCCCCTGCGCACCACAGATTCCAGCGCATTCACAACGGCCGGCAGATCCTTGTGCCTGACCTCTATGACATCCCCCACCTTCACCATGAAGGATGCAGAACTCACTGTCTTGCCATTGACGGCAATGTGTCTATGCGAAACCAGCTGACGCGCTTCCTTGCGTGATGTCGCAAAACCGAGGCGAAATACCATATTGTCAATCCTCCTCTCGAGAAGGATGAGAAAGTTGGTACCCGTAATGCCGTCCTTGCGTTCGGCCATGACAA encodes:
- a CDS encoding DNA-directed RNA polymerase subunit alpha yields the protein MFEKNWQELIRPTKIEIEKKDGGYVKFSTEPFERGYGVTIGNSLRRVLLSSIMGAAITSVWIDSVDHEFSTVRGVKEDVTEIILNLKKVVVRMTDDKPALLKIDVKGKREVKAGDITHDGGVEVVNPDMHIATLSSDARLYMEMKAKLGRGYQPSEQNVDEADPIGTTPIDAIFSPIRKVSYNVSQARVGRRTDYDKLSMEIWTDGSVDPLDALSFAAKIIKEQMRIFINFDEIEEAESADERGQEKPDFNENLYRSVDELELSVRSANCLKNADIKYIGELVQKTEQEILMTKNFGRKSLNEIKEILSCMGLRLGLKLDSFPAREELDKMVLKKKDHM
- the rpsD gene encoding 30S ribosomal protein S4 — its product is MSRYVGPSCKLCRREGIKLFLKGERCYTEKCAIEKRNYPPGQHVDTRSKVMEYAMRLREKQRARRIYGLSEKQFRRFFVMAERKDGITGTNFLILLERRIDNMVFRLGFATSRKEARQLVSHRHIAVNGKTVSSASFMVKVGDVIEVRHKDLPAVVNALESVVRRGVPSWIDLDKDNMKGGIKLLPTRDDISLPIKEQLIVEYYSR